The DNA window CGCTCCATCTCGGCCGCCTGGGCCTCGTCCTCGTCGGTCGCGACGCGCTTCACGGGCTTGAGCGGGGTCTTGAGCTTCCGCACCCGGCTCTCGTCGGCCTCGAACACCGCGCCGGCCGCACGGCCGAACTCGGTGCCGCGGGCCGTTGACAGCACGAGGCCGTCGCCCGGCTCGATGTCGAGATCCCCGGCGTCGAACCAGAGGGTCTTGGGATTGTAATGCAGGTTCACGGGCGCTATCCGAACCATCGGACACCCCCTCCTATCTCATCTATCTCGACCCGCGCACGCGCGCGGGGCTCGTCGTTTCGTACAGCAGGTCGCGCACTTCGAACAGAAGCGCGTCAAGGCACGTCTCCGGGGATACATTATACGAGATCGCCTCGTCGCAGCGGCGCACGGCGGAGAGCGCGGCGGCGGCGCGCGCCTCGTCGGCGGCAGCGGCGGCCTCGTCCACCTTCCCGCGCGCATCCACGTTGATCACCAGCTCGGGCGTCTCGGCGCACACGGCCATCACGTCGCGCAGCCACGAGCGCACGATGGCCGTGAGCTGGCGCAGCGACTCGAACGTCTTGGCGGTGAGCTGGCGCTTGTTGCGCGCCTCGATCTGGCGGATGGCCGACTTCGCCAGGAAGTCCGCGTTCTCCGCGAGCTCCTGCTCCTGCTCGGCGCGCACCACGTCGAGCGGCGCCTTGGCCAGCACCGCGAGCTCGCCGGCATAGCCCACGAGATCCCAGTCGTCGGCCGTGCGCAGGCAGCCCAGCACCTCGAGCACGCGGGTGCGGAACGCGCGGCGCTCGTTGGACTTGAGGAACTCCACCGCGCGCGTGAGCGAGCCGTCGCACGCCGCGAGCGCCATGCGCGCCTGCTCGAGCGACGCGCCCGAGTTCTGCGCGATGATGCCCGCCGCCTCGCTGGCCGGTATGGAGCGAAACGGCACCACCTGGCAGCGCGAGACGATGGTGGGCAGCACGCTCTCGCGCGTGCGGCCGAGCAGGATGAGCACCACGTCGGCCGGCGGCTCCTCGAGTGTCTTGAGGAAGGCGTTGGCCGCCTGGGTGCCCAAGAGGTCCACGCGGTCGAGGATGTACACCTTCTTCTTCGCCTGGATGGGCGCGAAGGCGGTGTCGGCCACGATGTCGCGGATCTGCTCCACCAGATAGCCGCCCGCCCCCTCCGGCGCGAAGTAGCGCACGTCGGGGTGCTTCCTGCGCATGATGCGCCGGCAGGCGTCGCACGCGCCGCAGTTGCCGCCGCGCGGGCCCTTCGCCCCCTTCGGGCACATGACGGCCTGGGCGAACGCGTAGGCGGCGAGCGTCTTGTTCGACCCGGCCGGGCCGGTGAACAGGTAGGCGTGGCTCACCTTGTCCTGCGCCACCGTGGCGCGCAGGAACTCGCGCACCTTCGGCTGGCCGAGGATGTTCTCGAACGCATCGGCCACGGGCTTACGCCTCCACCTGGGAGCGCTTCACGTCGAGGCGCTCGAAGAAGGCGGGGTCGGCCTGGGCGAGGCCGGCCATCCACGGGAAGAGGTCCGCGAGCTCGGCGAACACCGCCGCCGCCGTGCGCGACTTGCGGTCGTCCGAGACGACGACGCGCACGCGGGAGGGCTCGTCGCGGGCGATGGACAGGAAGGCGTCGTTCACGCGCGCATGGAACTCCTCGCCCTCGCGCTCGAGGCGGTCGGCGCCGCGATGCGTGGCGCGGGCGAGCCCCGTGCTCGCGTCGCCGCCGGTCATGAGCAGGATGGTGCGGTCGGGCCGCACGCCCTGGCAGGCGAACTCGTTCGCGCGGTCGATGAACGCGCGCGACAGGCCGCGCCCGCAGCCCTGGTAGGCCACCGTGGAGTCCGTGAAGCGGTCGCACAGCACCACCGCGCCGCGTTCGAGCGCGGGGGACACCACCTCCGAGACGATCTGGGCGCGCGCCGCCTCGTAGATGAGCAGCTCGGCCTCGTCGGACATGGCGGTGTTGCGCGGGTCGAGCACGACGGCGCGCAGCTGCTCGCCGATCTCGGTGCCGCCGGGCTCGCGCAGGCTCACCACCTCGCGGCCATGCGCGCGCAGCGCCTCGGACAGGAAGCGGATGTGCGTCGTCTTGCCGGCGCCCTCGCCGCCTTCGAACGTGATGAAGATGCCAGGTGCGGCATCGGATGTGTTTGCCAACTGCTGTGCCACGTGAGTCTCTTCGATCCTTCTCGCTGGGGAACGCATCGCGTCAGAGGTCGTACACGTCGTCGCCGAGCGCGTCCACGCCCACGAACACCGGGAAGTCCACGACCTCGATGCGGCGCAGCGCCTCGGTGCCGAGGTCGGCGTACGCCACCGTCTCCGATGATGCCACGCACTTCGCCAGATACGCCGCAGCGCCGCCGCATGCCACGAAATAAACGGAACCCGTCTCGCGGCAGGCATCGCGCACCGCCTGGCTGCGGCGGCCCTTGCCCACCGTGGCGACGATGCCCGCGCGGTGCAGCGCCGGGGCGGCGAAGTCCATGCGGCTGGCCGTGGTGGGCCCGACCGCGCCGAACGGGCGGCCGGCCGCCGCGGGCGTGGGGCCCGCGTAGAAGATGGCCTGGCCGTCGAGGCCGTAGGGCAGCGCGCCGCCGGCTTGCTCGAGCTCGGCCATGAGCCGCACGTGTCCCGCGTCGCGCAGCGTGTAGAGCGGCCCCGTGAGCAGGCACGCGTCGCCGGCCCGCAGGTCGGCGAGCTGCGCGCGGTCGAGCGGCAGCGCAAGGCGGCGCCTGTCATCCTGAGCGGAGCGACCGGAGGGAGCGCCCCCTTTGTCATCCTGAGCGGAGCGACCGGAGGGAGCGCAGTCGAAGGATCCCGCGCGGGCCGTCAGGCCGTCGACGCTTTCCGTCATCGCGCGCCCCTTTCCGCCGCGAGATCGATGGTGCAGCGGCGCATGGCGGAGCATCCCATGTTGATGGCGAGCGGCAGCGCGGCGATGTGGCAGGGCGCCGTGGCCACGCGCACGGCGAGCGCCGTCGTGGCGCCGCCGAGGCCGCCGGGGCCCACGCCCGTGGCGTTCACGGCCGCGAGCAGCTCCTCCTCGAGCGCGCGCACGCGCGGGTCGGCCGCCGGCTGGTCCACCGGACGCATGAGCGCGCGCTTCGCGAGGCCCGCCACCTTGTCGAACGTGCCTCCGATGCCGACGCCCACCACGAGCGGCGGGCAGGCGTTCGCGCCCTTCTCGCGCACGCAGCGCATAAGCTCGTCCACGATACCCTGCTTGCCGGCGCCCGGCACGAGCATGGCCACACGGCTCGCGTTATCCGAGCCGCCGCCCTTCAACATGACGTGGAGCCGTGCTGCGCCCAGCTCGTCGACGGGGTGGAGGTCGCAGAACGCGGGCGTGTTGTCGTTCGTGTTCGCGCGGTCCAGAATGGCGTCGCGCACCACCGACATGCGCAGGCGCGCCTCGTCGTAGGCGCGGGCCACCGCGGCGTTTACCTCCGCGAACACGTCGCCGGCCACGAGCACGCCGGGGCCGATCTCCAAGCTGACCCACACGGTGCCGGTGTCCTGGCACAGGGGCACGCGGTCCTCGCGCGCGACGGCCGCGTTCTCCACCAGCTGCTCGAGCACGGCGCGTCCGCGCGGGCTGTCCTCGCGCGCGAGCGCCGCAGCGAGGCCCGCCTCTATGTCGGCCGGCAACTCGCACGCCAGCCTCGGGATGGCCGCGTAGACGGCGTCTGCGACCTGTGATTTCGTGACGATGGTTTCCATAAGGGAGGATTATACCGCAACCCGCCCGATCCGCCGCCCGGGATGCCGCGCCGAGGCCGCGAGAGCCCCGGCTTGCACGGAATGCACGAGATTTGCGCCTGTGCGAGCTGTTAGCCGCGGCTCACTCGCTTACGAGAAACGTCCCGCAGCGTTTCCCCAGGTCGCAAAAGCTCCGGCCGCCACCCCACCGAGTTAGTCGCAGCAAACACCTCGCACAGGCGTCGATCTTGTGCAGAGGCGAAGCGGGGCAGCGGTCACTCCGGATGGAACAGCTCCTCCACCGTGGTGCCGAGCTCGCGGGCGAGGCGCAGGGCGAGAGGCAGTGTGGGATCGTACTTGGCGTTCTCCACGGCCACGATGGTCTGGCGGCTCACGCCGCAGCGTTGGGCCAGGTCCTCCTGGCGCAGCCCCAGCGCCTTGCGCAAGCGCTTGATGTCGTTGCGCATGGTGCCGCCCGCTTACGCCGCGTACAGGGCGAAGAAGCCGGCGAAGAACGTCACCAGCGCCACGCCCAACGCGCCCACGACGATGCGCACCGTCCGGTTGGGCTCATGGTACTCGTCGTCGCCCTCCACCATGCGCCGCTTCATCGACTCCTCGGAGAAGCCCTGGACCAGCAGCACGGCGATGAGCACGAGCGTGGGCAGCATGTCCCGCGCGCCCCCCGTGGCCAGGTACAGCACCAGGTTGACGAGCGTCCATGTCGCCAGCAGCAGGACCGCGAACTTGTACCCCAGCGCCTCCGACCGCGTCCTGATCGACTTCCCCATCTCGTCCATGATCGGCTCCTTTCAGCCAAAAGTAAAGGGCTCTTGACATTTCGCAGTATGCCGCGTTTGCAGCAGGATGTCAAGAGCTCTTTACTTTTTGGTGTGCCCAGAAGCAGGGTCACGCCTCGGAAACCCTTACGCCATACCTTTTCCACCGTTTGTTCGCTTGCGCCTTGCACGCACGCGTGCCATACTGGATTTATTCAAGGTGTTCCGCCACCGATAAGCTGCGGATGGTTTATGCAAGGTGTTCCGCCACCGATAAGCTGCGGATGGTAAGCATGAGCGGTTCGAGTAGTCGAGCCGCTCATCTTTTTCTGGGGAGAGGGGACTGCTATGGGCGCGCGAGCGCAAGGGCTGAGCCGATACGCGGGGACTACTTCACCACGAAGTCGCCGGGGAGGCGCGGGGCGGTGCACGCGTACGTCACGGCCGGGCGCCCCAGCAGCAGGCACATCTGCAGCGGCTTCTCCCCCGTTTCGAGGAACGTGCGCACGGCGGGCAGCTCCTCGGAGGCGCGGCAGAGGTAGCCGTTGAACAGGACGCCCAGGCCAAGCGTCGCGGCCATGAGCTCCATGTTCTGGGCGGCCAGCCCCGCATCGTCGGCGCGTTCGGCGGCCACGTACACGACGGCCGGCGCGTCGCGGAACAGGAAGTCCCGCTTCCCCGCCCGCGCGTCGCGCAGAAACGGCTTGTAGAGCTTCGCCCAGCGCGGCTTCTCGTCGGCCGGCAGCGCGAGCAGCTCCTCGATGCCGTCCCACACGAGGCGCTTGAGCTCGGCGAGGCCGTCCTGCACCACGATGAAGCGGCACCCTTGCGCGTTCTTCGCCGTGGCGGTGTAGCGCCCCGCCTGCAGCACGAACTCTAGCTCCGCGCAGCTCACCGGCTCGGCCCGGAACGACCGCACGCTGCGCCGCGACTTGACGGCGCGCAGAAGCGCCGCCGCATCCAGCGTCTCGCTCGCCGGCACCGCATCCTCTACGTCGGCCATATCGTAGCCGGGGATGGACACCGCCGAGGTCGGGCACACGGCCACGCAATGCCCGCACAGGATGCAGCGGCCGCGCACGCGCGCGAGGCCCTCCTCCACCCGCAGGTTGTCGCCCACGCAGTCGGCCGCGCACCTGCCGCACCCGATGCAGAGGTCCTCGTCTATCTCGATCGGCGCGCTCACGGGCTATTTCCCCGCACAGTCCTTCACGGCCTGCGCCACCGCCTCGGCGGCACGCGGGTCGAAGGGCTCGGGCATGATGAAGTCCTCGGACAGCTCCTCGTCGGACACGAGGGCGGCCAGCGCCTCGGCGGCGGCAAGCTTCATCTCCTCGGTGATGCGCGTGGCGCGGGCCTCCAGGGCGCCCTTGAAGATGCCGGGGAACGCCACCACGTTGTTCACCTGGTTCGGGAAGTCGGAGCGCCCGGTGCCCACCACGCGCGCGCCGGCGGCCTTGGCCACGTCCGGGTAGACCTCCGGCACGGGGTTCGAGAGCGCGAACAGGATGGCGTCGTCGTTCATGGAGGCCACCATGGGCCCGTCCACCACGCCCGGCGCGCTCACGCCCACGAAGATGTCGGCGCCTGCAAGCGCATCGGCGAGCGAGCCCTCCACGTCGTCGAGGTTCGTCACCTCCAGCATGGCGCGCTTCACGTCGTTCAGGCGCGTGGAATGCGAGCTCACGATGCCGGCGCTGTCCACCAGCATGATATGCTTGAACCCGTAGCTCAGCATCAGCTTCGTGATGGCGATGCCCGCGGCTCCGGAGCCGTTCACCACCACGCGGCAGTTCTCCTTGCGCTTGCCGACGATCCGCAGCGCGTTGATGATGCCCGCCAGCACCACGATGGCGGTGCCGTGCTGGTCGTCGTGGAACACGGGGATGTCGAGCGCCTCGATGAGGCGGCGCTCCACCTCGAAGCAGCGCGGGGCCGAGATGTCCTCCAGGTTGATGCCGCCGAACGACGGCGCCAGGCGCGCCACCGTCTCAACGATCTCGTCCACGTCCTGCGTGTCCAGGCAGATGGGCACCGCATTCACGTCGCCGAATGTCTTGAACAGCGCCGCCTTGCCCTCCATCACCGGCATGGCTGCCATGGGGCCGATGTTGCCCAGGCCCAGCACCGCGCTGCCGTCGCTCACCACGGCCACGGTGTTCGCCTTCATGGTGTAGCGGTAGGCGTCGTCGGGGTTCTCGGCTATCTTGCGGCACGGCTCGGCCACGCCCGGCGTGTACGCCAGCGCCAGGTCCTCGCGCGTGGCGATGCGCATCTTGGGAACCGTGTCCAGCTTGCCCTGCCACTCCTCGTGCACCCGCAGCGCCTCTTCGCTCACATCCATGTTCTCTCCCATCAGCTTACCGGTACGTGTTTGCAATTATATACCCGTCGCGCCGCCTGCCGCGTTCGGGCCGCCGCGGGGCCGCTACTTCGCGGCCGGCTTCTTCGCGGGGGCCTTGCGCTTGGCGGCAGGCTTCTTGGCGGGGGCCTTCCTCGCGCCGCCCTTCCCCGCCGCGGCCTTCTTCTCGTCGTCCTGCTCCTTGCCGGGGCAGTCGAAGTTGGGGCAGAGCTTCCACGGGCCGCGCGCGGTGGTCACGATCACCATCGGCGCGCCGCAGTGCTCGCATACCTCGCCGGTGGCCTGGAGCGCGCCGTACTGCGGCAGCGGGTAGCCTACCCCGCACTCGTCGTAGTTCTCGCAATGGATGAAGCGCTTGAGCGTGCGCGGGTTCTTCTGCGCCACGAGGTTCGCGTGCTTGCCGGCGGCCTTGCACACGGGGCACTCGCCCACGATCACGTCGGGCTCCTTGTTCGTGGAGCAGTTCGGGTCGATGCAGATGGTGCGCGGTTTGCTGCGGAAGGCCGTCACCTTCACCTGGGGCATGCCGCAGGTCGGACACGGCTCGGGGACGGCCTCCACCTTGCCCTTGGGCAGCGGGAACGTCACATCGCAGTCGGGCCAGCCGGCGCAGCCGATGAACATGCCGCGCGTCTTCTGGCTCGCGCGCAGCTGCAGGTCACGGCCGCACTTGGGGCACGGGCCCACGTAGGCGTCGGCGGCCACGGCGTCGGCGAGCGCGTCCTTCACCTCTTCGGAGTGCGGCAGCAGGCTCGCCAACTGGTCGGCCAAGAGGTTGCGGCTCGTGGTGACCACGTCGAGCTTGGTCTTCTGGCCCTCGGCGATGTTGTCCATCTCCTCCTCGAGCTCGGCCGTCATCTCGGGGTGCGTGATGTGCGGCGCGAACTTGTCAAGCGCGTCGCACACGGCCATGCCCAGCTGGCTCGGTTCGATGGGGTCGTTCTGGATGTACTTCACCGTGTAGAGGCGCTCGATGATGGAGTGACGCGTGGACTTCGTGCCCAGGCCCAGCTTCTCCATCTCCTGGATGAGCTTGCCTTGGCTGTAGCGCGCGGGCGGCTCGGTCTGCTTCTTCGTGCAGGTGGCGCCGCTAAAGGCGATGCGCTCGCCCTCCGCGAGAACCGGCAGCTGCTCGTCCTTCTTCAGGCCGTAGGGGTAGATGGCGCGAAAGCCCGGCTTGACCAGCACGTCGCCCTTCGCCACGAACGGCTCGCCGTTCACGTCGAGCGACACCTTCGTGCCCTCCACCACGGCCGCCTCGGAGAGCGTGGCCAGGAAGCGCCGCGCGATGAGGTTGTACAGCTTGTAGTCGGCGGGCGCGAGGTCATCGGGCGTGGCCTTGGCCGTGGGGTAGATGGGCGGGTGGTCCGTCGTCTCCTTCTTGCCGCGCGTGGCCTTGAGCTCGCCTTTCGCCAG is part of the Arabiibacter massiliensis genome and encodes:
- a CDS encoding DNA polymerase III subunit delta'; protein product: MADAFENILGQPKVREFLRATVAQDKVSHAYLFTGPAGSNKTLAAYAFAQAVMCPKGAKGPRGGNCGACDACRRIMRRKHPDVRYFAPEGAGGYLVEQIRDIVADTAFAPIQAKKKVYILDRVDLLGTQAANAFLKTLEEPPADVVLILLGRTRESVLPTIVSRCQVVPFRSIPASEAAGIIAQNSGASLEQARMALAACDGSLTRAVEFLKSNERRAFRTRVLEVLGCLRTADDWDLVGYAGELAVLAKAPLDVVRAEQEQELAENADFLAKSAIRQIEARNKRQLTAKTFESLRQLTAIVRSWLRDVMAVCAETPELVINVDARGKVDEAAAAADEARAAAALSAVRRCDEAISYNVSPETCLDALLFEVRDLLYETTSPARVRGSR
- the tmk gene encoding dTMP kinase, with product MAQQLANTSDAAPGIFITFEGGEGAGKTTHIRFLSEALRAHGREVVSLREPGGTEIGEQLRAVVLDPRNTAMSDEAELLIYEAARAQIVSEVVSPALERGAVVLCDRFTDSTVAYQGCGRGLSRAFIDRANEFACQGVRPDRTILLMTGGDASTGLARATHRGADRLEREGEEFHARVNDAFLSIARDEPSRVRVVVSDDRKSRTAAAVFAELADLFPWMAGLAQADPAFFERLDVKRSQVEA
- a CDS encoding FumA C-terminus/TtdB family hydratase beta subunit; amino-acid sequence: MTESVDGLTARAGSFDCAPSGRSAQDDKGGAPSGRSAQDDRRRLALPLDRAQLADLRAGDACLLTGPLYTLRDAGHVRLMAELEQAGGALPYGLDGQAIFYAGPTPAAAGRPFGAVGPTTASRMDFAAPALHRAGIVATVGKGRRSQAVRDACRETGSVYFVACGGAAAYLAKCVASSETVAYADLGTEALRRIEVVDFPVFVGVDALGDDVYDL
- a CDS encoding fumarate hydratase, with the protein product METIVTKSQVADAVYAAIPRLACELPADIEAGLAAALAREDSPRGRAVLEQLVENAAVAREDRVPLCQDTGTVWVSLEIGPGVLVAGDVFAEVNAAVARAYDEARLRMSVVRDAILDRANTNDNTPAFCDLHPVDELGAARLHVMLKGGGSDNASRVAMLVPGAGKQGIVDELMRCVREKGANACPPLVVGVGIGGTFDKVAGLAKRALMRPVDQPAADPRVRALEEELLAAVNATGVGPGGLGGATTALAVRVATAPCHIAALPLAINMGCSAMRRCTIDLAAERGAR
- a CDS encoding helix-turn-helix transcriptional regulator, with product MRNDIKRLRKALGLRQEDLAQRCGVSRQTIVAVENAKYDPTLPLALRLARELGTTVEELFHPE
- a CDS encoding nitroreductase family protein; its protein translation is MSAPIEIDEDLCIGCGRCAADCVGDNLRVEEGLARVRGRCILCGHCVAVCPTSAVSIPGYDMADVEDAVPASETLDAAALLRAVKSRRSVRSFRAEPVSCAELEFVLQAGRYTATAKNAQGCRFIVVQDGLAELKRLVWDGIEELLALPADEKPRWAKLYKPFLRDARAGKRDFLFRDAPAVVYVAAERADDAGLAAQNMELMAATLGLGVLFNGYLCRASEELPAVRTFLETGEKPLQMCLLLGRPAVTYACTAPRLPGDFVVK
- a CDS encoding NADP-dependent malic enzyme, with translation MDVSEEALRVHEEWQGKLDTVPKMRIATREDLALAYTPGVAEPCRKIAENPDDAYRYTMKANTVAVVSDGSAVLGLGNIGPMAAMPVMEGKAALFKTFGDVNAVPICLDTQDVDEIVETVARLAPSFGGINLEDISAPRCFEVERRLIEALDIPVFHDDQHGTAIVVLAGIINALRIVGKRKENCRVVVNGSGAAGIAITKLMLSYGFKHIMLVDSAGIVSSHSTRLNDVKRAMLEVTNLDDVEGSLADALAGADIFVGVSAPGVVDGPMVASMNDDAILFALSNPVPEVYPDVAKAAGARVVGTGRSDFPNQVNNVVAFPGIFKGALEARATRITEEMKLAAAEALAALVSDEELSEDFIMPEPFDPRAAEAVAQAVKDCAGK
- a CDS encoding DNA topoisomerase I, which gives rise to MKLVVTEKNDAAQKIADLLGVKRPKADKVYSTPVYRFDVDGEEWVTIGLRGHILEPDFTPTMVYKKRGGWQGVTEEGETFPAELPATLPKPPFKKKKPFTEDGVELKAWKMDALPYLVYAPIKKLPKEKEIIRSLKNLAKKADSIIIATDFDREGELIGSDALSCIQEVNPTAPVQRARYSAFTKEEITHAFDNLVELDVNLASAGASRQDIDLIWGAVLTRYLTLVKFAGYGNVRSSGRVQTPTLALIVAKERERLAFVPEDYWVIRGAFGTDPDAFEAPHATARFKSEAEANAVMAHVEGATSATVSAVEKKKRTVQPPAPFNTTSLMAAASAEGISPARTMRIAESLYMDGYISYPRVDNTVYPSSLDLAETVRAISGNPAYAPYCKELLAKGELKATRGKKETTDHPPIYPTAKATPDDLAPADYKLYNLIARRFLATLSEAAVVEGTKVSLDVNGEPFVAKGDVLVKPGFRAIYPYGLKKDEQLPVLAEGERIAFSGATCTKKQTEPPARYSQGKLIQEMEKLGLGTKSTRHSIIERLYTVKYIQNDPIEPSQLGMAVCDALDKFAPHITHPEMTAELEEEMDNIAEGQKTKLDVVTTSRNLLADQLASLLPHSEEVKDALADAVAADAYVGPCPKCGRDLQLRASQKTRGMFIGCAGWPDCDVTFPLPKGKVEAVPEPCPTCGMPQVKVTAFRSKPRTICIDPNCSTNKEPDVIVGECPVCKAAGKHANLVAQKNPRTLKRFIHCENYDECGVGYPLPQYGALQATGEVCEHCGAPMVIVTTARGPWKLCPNFDCPGKEQDDEKKAAAGKGGARKAPAKKPAAKRKAPAKKPAAK